One Pyxicephalus adspersus chromosome 3, UCB_Pads_2.0, whole genome shotgun sequence genomic window carries:
- the UBA6 gene encoding ubiquitin-like modifier-activating enzyme 6 — protein sequence MAADSMEIDDGLYSRQRYVLGDTAMQKMAQSHVFLSGMGGLGVEIAKNIVLAGIKALTIHDTNHCRLWDLGTNFFIKEEDVKNQKTRAEACLHHIAELNPYVQVSLSTIPLDESSDLSFLMQYQCVILTETRLSLRKKISNFCHDQQPPIKFICSDTYGICSYLFCDFGEEFDVLDTTGEEPKEIFISNITQSNPGVVTCFENRSHNLESGQYVTFREVNGMSSLNGSTYQVSVTSPYSFSIGDTSSMEPYQHGGIAVQKKMPKTFSFERLEKQLVDPKYLFADFSKPEAPLNIHAAMLALDHFQEMHSRLPDIRCHQDAEEMKKLAATVNECLQSKPVLDEQLIRWLSWTSRGFFAPLAAAMGGIASQEVLKAVTGKFSPLQQWLFLDVLDIVKPLEQISREEFLPRGDRYDALRACIGDSFCKKIHNLNVFLVGCGAIGCEMLKNFALLGVGCGLERGLVTITDPDLIEKSNLNRQFLFRPHHIQKPKSCTAAAATMNINPELKIDPRLDKVCPATENIYRDEFYLRQDIIVNALDNVEARRYVDSRAVSNMRPLLDSGTMGTKGHTEIIVPRLTESYNSYRDPPDEEVPFCTLKSFPATIEHTIQWARDKFESSFSHKPSLYNKFWHTHNSAEDVLQRIQSGESLEGCFHVVKLLSRKPRCWSHCVELARLKFEKYFNHKAQQLLHSFPLDTRLKDGSFFWQSPKRPPTPVQFDITDPLHISFIISAAKLFAEVHEIQFTEKDFSLDAIHKILTEITIKEFTPSNKIVETDETAKKPDQLQISSEDERIAVEQLEKVLAEGRASKDDLHMKLLSFEKDDDSNEHINFITAASNLRARMYNIEPADRLKTKRIAGNIIPAIATATAAVSGLVALELIKVVGGHPFEAYKNCFFNLAIPIIVFTETAEVKQTHIRNGISFTIWDRWTIHGKEDFTLQDFINAVREQYGIEPTMVVQGVKMLYVPVMPGHAKRLKLTMHKLVKPGADKKYVDLTVSFAPESSEDEDLPGPPVRYYFSQESN from the exons cCAAGAACATTGTTTTAGCTGGGATAAAG gcgTTGACAATCCATGACACCAACCATTGTAGACTTTGGGATCTTGGAACAAATTTCTTTATCAAAGAAGAGGATGTCAAGAATCAAAAAACAAg agctgAGGCATGTCTTCACCATATTGCAGAACTTAACCCTTATGTCCAAGTGTCATTATCTACAATACCACTGGATGAGTCTTCTGATCTGTCATTCCTGATGCAGTACCAG TGTGTCATACTGACAGAAACAAGGCTTTCCTTACGGAAAAAGATCAGTAACTTCTGCCATGATCAACAACCACctataaag tttatttgttcAGATACCTATGGTATATGTTCCTATCTGTTCTGTGATTTTGGGGAAGAATTTGACGTGTTGGATACTACAGGTGAAGAGCCAAAAGAGATCTTTATTTCCAATATTACACAG TCAAATCCTGGCGTGGTCACATGTTTTGAGAACCGGTCTCATAACCTTGAATCTGGACAATATGTGACGTTCCGGGAAGTTAATGGAATGAGTTCTTTAAATGGGTCCACATATCAAGTTTCAG TTACATCACCTTATTCCTTTAGCATTGGGGATACATCAAGCATGGAACCATATCAACATGGAGGAAtagctgtgcagaaaaaaatgccaaagacTTTCTCCTTT gaaagATTGGAAAAGCAGTTGGTTGATCCAAAGTATCTTTTTGCAGACTTCAGTAAGCCAGAG GCACCTCTGAACATTCATGCAGCTATGTTGGCATTGGATCATTTCCAAGAGATGCACAGTCGCCTGCCAGACATAAG GTGCCATCAAGATGCTGAAGAGATGAAGAAATTAGCAGCAACAGTAAATGAATGTCTTCAGAGTAAA CCCGTGCTGGATGAACAATTGATTAGGTGGTTGTCCTGGACATCCAGAGGTTTCTTTGCTCCCCTTGCAGCTGCCATGGGAGGAATTGCCAGTCAAGAAGTTTTAAAGGCTGTAACAGGAAAATTTTCACCTTTACAACAGTGG CTATTTCTGGATGTCTTGGACATTGTCAAACCACTGGAACAAATCAGCAGAGAAGAATTCCTTCCAAG GGGTGATCGATATGATGCTCTCAGAGCTTGCATTGGAGACTCTTTTTGCAAAAAGATTCACAATTTGAATGTTTTCCTG GTTGGATGTGGTGCTATAGGTTGTGAAATGCTAAAAAATTTTGCACTTCTTGGGGTTGGCTGTGGCTTAGAACGAGGATTG GTCACAATCACTGACCCCGACTTGATTGAAAAATCAAACTTGAACCGGCAGTTTCTCTTCCGACCTCACCACATTCAG AAACCTAAAAGTTgtactgctgctgctgcaactATGAACATCAACCCTGAGTTGAAAATAGATCCTCGGTTGGATAAGGTGTGTCCTGCCACAGAAAATATCTATAGAGATGAGTTTTACCTCAGACAAGACATCATTGTGAATGCACTGGACAACGTAGAGGCCAGAAGATATGTAGACAG TCGGGCAGTCTCCAACATGCGTCCACTTCTTGACTCAGGAACAATGGGGACGAAAGGACACACAGAAATAATTGTGCCTCGATTAACAGAATCCTACAACAGTTAT CGGGATCCTCCAGATGAAGAAGTTCCATTTTGCACCTTAAAGTCATTTCCAGCAACGATTGAGCACACAATTCAGTGGGCGAGAGacaag tttgaGAGTTCATTTTCGCATAAGCCTTCATTGTACAACAAATTCTGGCACACACACAACTCTGCAGAAGATGTTTTACAG agaaTACAATCTGGTGAAAGCTTAGAAGGCTGTTTCCATGTTGTAAAACTACTGAGCAGGAAACCTAGATGTTGGTCTCATTGTGTAGAACTTGCAAGGCTAAAGTTTGAAAAATACTTCAATCACAAG GCCCAGCAACTGCTGCATTCATTCCCTCTGGATACACGGTTAAAAGATGGAA gttttttttggcaGTCTCCAAAGCGACCCCCTACTCCAGTACAGTTTGATATAACTGACCCTTT ACATATCAGCTTTATAATAAGTGCCGCCAAACTGTTTGCAGAAGTGCATGAAATCCAGTTCActgaaaag GATTTTTCACTTGATGCCATCCACAAAATTTTAACCGAGATAACCATCAAAGAATTTACACCTTCCAACAAG ATAGTTGAAACCGATGAAACTGCAAAGAAGCCTGACCAGCTCCAAATAAGTAGTGAGGATGAGAGGATTGCAGTTGAACAGCTTGAGAAAGTCCTTGCAGAAGGCCGAGCTTCAAAAG ATGACCTCCATATGAAGCTCTTATCATTTGAGAAGGACGACGACAGCAATGAACATATCAACTTTATCACAGCAGCTTCCAATTTAAGAGCCAGAATGTATAATATTGAGCCTGCTGACCGACTAAAGACCAAGCGTATTGCAGGAAACATAATCCCAGCTATTGCTACAGCCACAGCTGCTGTCTCAGGCCTG GTTGCCCTGGAGTTAATTAAAGTGGTTGGTGGGCATCCGTTTGAAGCTTACAAGAACTGCTTCTTTAACCTTGCAATTCCAATCATTGTGTTTACAGAGACAGCAGAAGTAAAGCAAACACACATCAG GAATGGAATTTCTTTCACAATCTGGGACAGGTGGACGATCCATGGCAAGGAAGATTTCACTCTACAGGATTTCATTAATGCGGTCAGG gagcaGTATGGAATTGAGCCAACAATGGTTGTGCAAGGCGTGAAAATGCTGTATGTCCCTGTAATGCCCGGTCATGCAAAGAGGCTGAAACTTAC AATGCACAAGCTTGTGAAACCAGGAGCCGATAAAAAATACGTTGACCTGACTGTGTCTTTTGCCCCTGAATCATCTGAAGATGAGGATTTACCAGGGCCTCCTGTTAGATACTATTTTAGCCAAGAAAGCAATTAA